A stretch of the Nicotiana tabacum cultivar K326 chromosome 6, ASM71507v2, whole genome shotgun sequence genome encodes the following:
- the LOC107798349 gene encoding transcription factor ICE1, whose translation MLSHSMGWMDGKEDEETGTWVHQNNNENNHNNNNRDEMEMGALSTFKSMLDAEDVDWYNMATNNNNHNNNSVGAMQFGSNFTEAENNLLLQPVDSSSSCSPSSAFNNLDPSQVHFFLPQKSTIPPLLSALNNPLENGFDLGCGEKGFLETHQNLSVLNKTGMFTGGFQDLSSQNQMGHNNLSSFTQFPCTNLLQMPQTSSGFGPLVGFGDNSAHDNSLFLNRSKLLKPLDNFASIGAQPTLFQKRAALRKNLANNSSGNLGILGNEIGQTSSNKEVNEMNERKRKCSSNLDELEDVSLDGSTLNYDSDDLIEKVEDSVKNGGNSSNATSTVTGVDQKGKKKGLPAKNLMAERRRRKKLNDRLYMLRSVVPKISKMDRASILGDAIEYLKELLQKINDLHNELESTPPGSSLTPATSFYPLTPTATALPGRIKEELCPSSFASPLSSPTGQPPRVEVRAREGRAVNIHMFCSRRPGLLLSTMRALDNLGLDIQQAVISCFNGFALDIFRAEQSKEGQDIHPEQIKAVLLDSAGFHGMI comes from the exons atgttgtCTCATAGTATGGGTTGGATGGATggtaaagaagatgaagaaactgGTACTTGGGTTCATCAAAATAACAATGAAAATaatcataacaacaacaacagagaTGAAATGGAGATGGGTGCACTTTCTACATTCAAATCTATGCTTGATGCTGAAGATGTAGACTGGTACAACATGGCTActaacaacaacaatcacaacaacaacagtgTTGGTGCCATGCAATTTGGTTCTAATTTTACTGAAGCTGAAAACAATTTGCTTTTACAGCCAGTTGATTCATCATCTTCTTGTTCACCATCTTCTGCTTTTAACAATCTTGACCCTTCTCAGGTTCACTTTTTCTTGCCCCAAAAATCCACTATTCCACCTTTGCTTAGTGCTTTAAACAACCCATTGGAGAATGGTTTTGATTTGGGTTGTGGTGAAAAGGGGTTTCTTGAAACTCATCAAAATTTGAGTGTTTTGAATAAAACTGGGATGTTTACTGGTGGGTTTCAAGATTTGAGCTCTCAAAACCAAATGGGGCATAATAATTTGAGTTCTTTCACTCAATTCCCTTGTACCAATTTGCTACAAATGCCTCAAACTAGTTCTGGTTTTGGTCCATTGGTTGGGTTTGGGGACAATTCTGCTCATGACAACTCTTTGTTTTTGAATAGGTCTAAGTTATTAAAACCTCTTGATAATTTTGCTTCAATTGGAGCACAACCTACACTTTTCCAAAAGAGGGCTGCACTTAGGAAAAACTTGGCTAATAATAGTagtggaaatttggggattttggggAATGAAATTGGTCAGACTTCAAGCAATAAAGAAGTGAATGAAATGAATGAAAGGAAGAGGAAATGTAGTAGTAATTTGGATGAACTTGAAGATGTGAGTCTAGATGGATCTACATTGAATTATGATTCTGATGACCTTATTGAAAAGGTAGAGGATAGtgttaaaaatggtggaaatagcTCAAATGCAACTAGTACTGTTACTGGTGTGGAtcagaaagggaaaaagaaaggaCTTCCGGCTAAGAATCTGATGGCTGAACGCCGCCGTAGGAAGAAACTCAATGATAGGCTTTACATGCTGAGATCTGTTGTTCCAAAGATTAGTAAG ATGGACAGGGCTTCAATCTTAGGAGATGCAATTGAGTACCTAAAGGAGCTTCTACAGAAAATCAATGACCTGCATAACGAACTCGAGTCAACACCACCTGGCTCTTCATTGACTCCGGCAACAAGCTTCTACCCTTTAACGCCAACTGCAACAGCTCTACCCGGCCGAATCAAGGAAGAACTTTGTCCAAGTTCATTTGCAAGCCCTCTGTCTAGCCCTACTGGTCAACCTCCAAGG GTTGAAGTAAGGGCAAGAGAAGGAAGAGCGGTGAATATCCATATGTTTTGCAGCCGCAGACCAGGCCTTTTACTCTCAACAATGAGGGCTCTGGACAATCTTGGACTGGACATTCAACAGGCTGTTATCAGCTGCTTCAATGGGTTTGCCTTGGATATCTTCCGAGCTGAG CAATCCAAAGAAGGTCAAGACATCCATCCAGAACAAATTAAGGCAGTGTTGCTGGACTCTGCTGGCTTCCATGGGATGATATAA
- the LOC107798348 gene encoding auxin response factor 2A: MATSEVSIKGYNEPIDGSRPVSETVRSAPVVGKVDAETALYTELWRACAGPLVTVPREGELVYYFPQGHIEQVEASTNQVADQQMPLYNLPSKILCRVVNVLLKAEPDTDEVFAQVTLMPEPNQDENTVKKESMRPPPPRFHVHSFCKTLTASDTSTHGGFSVLRRHADECLPPLDMSRQPPTQELVAKDLHGNEWRFRHIFRGQPRRHLLQSGWSVFVSSKRLVAGDAFIFLRGENGELRVGVRRAMRQQGNAPSSVISSHSMHLGVLATAWHAIQTKTMFTVYYKPRTSPAEFIVPYDQYMESVKNNYSIGMRFKMRFEGEEAPEQRFTGTIVGTEDSDPKRWPESKWRCLKVRWDENSTIPRPDRVSPWKIEPALSPPALNAPPIARPKRPRSSILPSSPDSSVLTREGSSRITADPSQASGFSRVLQGQELSALRGGFAESNDSDVSEKPMLWPPSVDDEKIDIHSASKRYLSDKWLPLGRPESSLTDLLSGFGVQNNSSHGFCLPSADKTAFGASLVKRQAQDQEKDFSLLGKPWSLLSSGLSLNLMDSGSKAPGQGADTPYQMQGDARYSGFGKFSVLPGHRVDNQQGSWFMPQSVSPYFQLSSHSRDLMHKPTVVQKPEAVKPKEGNCKLFGIPLTSNVCTDPVMTRKSSLMDSASNMNIGINSHQSPATDSDQRSEQSKGSKVLDDGITANDQDKQFHTSHLAARDRDAKGHSSSTRSCTKVHKQGTALGRSVDLAKFNNYDELIAELDQLFDFNGELKARSKSWLVVYTDDEGDMMLVGDDPWQEFCGMVRKIFIYTKEEVQRMNPGTLNSKGEDTSSVAEGSEAKEVKSLQHPSESGQEES; this comes from the exons ATGGCTACTTCAGAGGTGTCGATTAAAGGTTACAACGAGCCAATTGATGGCTCAAGACCGGTCTCAGAGACTGTTCGGAGTGCTCCCGTTGTCGGAAAAG TTGATGCTGAGACAGCGTTGTACACGGAGCTTTGGCGCGCGTGTGCTGGTCCGCTCGTGACGGTTCCTCGTGAGGGTGAGCTGGTGTACTACTTCCCTCAAGGTCATATCGAGCAG GTTGAAGCATCAACTAATCAAGTGGCTGATCAGCAGATGCCTTTGTATAATCTTCCTTCTAAGATCCTATGCCGCGTGGTTAACGTCCTGTTGAAG GCTGAACCAGATACTGATGAGGTGTTTGCACAAGTGACTTTGATGCCGGAGCCAAAT CAAGATGAGAATACTGTGAAGAAGGAATCTATGCGCCCTCCTCCACCACGATTTCATGTACACTCTTTTTGTAAGACACTAACAGCATCCGATACAAGCACTCATGGTGGATTTTCCGTCTTGAGACGGCATGCTGATGAATGCCTGCCCCCACTG GATATGTCTCGACAACCTCCAACACAGGAGTTGGTAGCCAAGGATTTACATGGGAATGAGTGGCGCTTCAGGCATATATTCCGCG GCCAACCAAGGAGACAtcttcttcagagtggttggagTGTCTTCGTTAGTTCAAAAAGGCTTGTTGCTGGGGATGCATTCATATTTCTTAG AGGTGAGAATGGGGAGCTTCGTGTTGGAGTTAGACGTGCCATGAGGCAGCAGGGAAATGCTCCATCATCGGTGATATCAAGTCATAGCATGCATCTCGGTGTACTTGCGACAGCTTGGCATGCCATTCAAACAAAAACAATGTTCACCGTGTATTACAAACCAAG GACAAGCCCTGCTGAGTTTATAGTTCCATATGACCAGTACATGGAGTCCGTGAAAAACAATTACTCCATTGGAATGAGGTTTAAGATGAGATTTGAAGGTGAAGAAGCTCCAGAGCAGAG GTTTACTGGAACTATAGTTGGCACGGAAGATTCTGATCCCAAAAGGTGGCCCGAGTCCAAGTGGAGATGTCTGAAG GTTCGGTGGGATGAAAATTCTACCATTCCCAGGCCAGATCGAGTTTCGCCCTGGAAAATAGAGCCAGCTCTTAGCCCTCCTGCACTTAATGCACCTCCAATTGCAAGGCCAAAAAGGCCTAGATCCAGCATTTTGCCCTCATCTCCTGATTCATCTGTCCTCACTAGGGAAG gTTCATCCAGAATAACTGCAGACCCTTCACAAGCCAGTGGGTTTTCGAGGGTCTTGCAAGGTCAAGAGTTATCGGCCTTGAGAGGCGGTTTTGCAGAAAGTAATGACTCAGACGTATCTGAGAAACCAATGTTATGGCCACCATCAGTGGATGATGAGAAGATTGATATTCATTCTGCGTCGAAAAGATATCTGTCAGACAAATGGTTACCTTTAGGGAGGCCTGAGTCATCTCTCACAGATCTATTATCAGGTTTTGGAGTGCAAAATAACTCCTCCCATGGGTTCTGTTTACCCTCTGCGGACAAAACAGCATTTGGTGCTAGCTTGGTGAAGCGACAAGCACAAGACCAGGAAAAGGATTTCAGCTTACTGGGAAAGCCATGGTCTCTGTTGTCTTCCGGTCTCTCACTTAATCTGATGGATTCAGGATCAAAAGCTCCTGGTCAAGGTGCTGATACTCCCTATCAAATGCAGGGAGATGCTAGGTATAGTGGTTTTGGCAAGTTTTCAGTCCTTCCTGGTCATAGGGTTGACAATCAGCAGGGAAGCTGGTTTATGCCTCAATCAGTGTCGCCTTACTTTCAGCTCTCCTCTCATTCAAGAGATTTGATGCATAAACCCACTGTAGTACAGAAACCCGAGGCTGTGAAACCAAAAGAGGGAAACTGCAAACTCTTTGGCATTCCCCTTACAAGTAATGTTTGCACAGATCCTGTAATGACACGGAAaagttcattgatggactcagcAAGTAACATGAATATTGGTATAAATTCTCATCAATCCCCTGCTACTGATTCTGATCAAAGGTCTGAGCAATCAAAGGGATCAAAGGTGCTAGATGATGGGATTACAGCTAATGATCAGGACAAACAATTTCATACCTCTCATCTTGCTGCTAGAGATAGGGATGCCAAAGGTCATAGTAGTTCGACAAGGAGCTGCACCAAG GTGCACAAACAGGGTACAGCACTCGGAAGGTCTGTGGATCTTGCAAAATTCAACAATTACGATGAATTAATTGCTGAACTAGATCAGCTTTTTGATTTTAATGGTGAACTCAAGGCTCGGAGTAAGAGTTGGCTGGTTGTGTACACTGATGACGAGGGTGACATGATGCTTGTTGGAGATGATCCATGGCA GGAATTTTGTGGTATGGTTCGCAAGATTTTTATCTATACAAAAGAGGAGGTGCAGCGGATGAATCCCGGAACTCTTAATTCAAAAGGTGAAGACACTTCCTCTGTTGCAGAGGGCTCAGAAGCCAAAGAAGTGAAGAGTCTGCAACATCCTTCTGAATCTGGTCAAGAAGAATCCTAG